In Zea mays cultivar B73 chromosome 7, Zm-B73-REFERENCE-NAM-5.0, whole genome shotgun sequence, the following proteins share a genomic window:
- the LOC100284866 gene encoding Transcription factor bHLH130: protein MYGAPLPKDLNLPAALPQPTRTPPQQQMGSPGLLRYRSAPSTLLGEVMCGGDQDFPAAGGAGHGPPDHAAADNVLARFLAGHHSETRDCKPPRPAAAAHFMDEAAVASMAASQQQQLMYQSQQEQQMAAMEGLYRNVSSGGTEHGAAVGAGNNSLIRQSSSPAGFLNHLNMDNGYGSMLRVGMGGGGFRNGVSDARLKGQLSFSSRQGSVMSQISEVGSEELDGGGGSGSPEAAGSNASGAARGYSGIPGYPMGGLASGAWPDEASPSPTSGAKRPRDSGPALQQPLAPQLSLPSGKNKGGRAASAEMAAIEKFLQFQDAVPCKIRAKRGCATHPRSIAERVRRTKISERIRKLQELVPNMEKQTNTADMLDLAVDYIKDLQKQVKVLNDGRASCTCSAGELQGQFTR from the exons ATGTACGGCGCGCCGTTGCCCAAGGACCTGAACCTGCCAGCAGCCCTGCCGCAGCCGACCAGGACGCCACCGCAGCAGCAGATGGGCTCCCCGGGACTGCTGCGGTACAGGTCAGCGCCGAGCACGCTGCTCGGCGAGGTGATGTGTGGTGGTGATCAGGACTTCCCCGCGGCTGGCGGCGCAGGGCACGGACCACCGGACCACGCCGCCGCGGACAACGTCCTCGCGCGCTTTCTCGCCGGGCACCACTCCGAGACCCGCGACTGCAAGCCTCcccgccccgccgccgccgctcacTTCATGGACGAAGCTGCCGTCGCGTCCATGGCCGCCTCACAGCAGCAGCAGCTCATGTACCAGTCGCAGCAGGAGCAGCAGATGGCCGCCATGGAGGGGCTGTACCGCAACGTCAGCTCCGGCGGCACGGAGCACGGTGCAGCCGTTGGCGCTGGTAACAACAGCCTGATCCGCCAGAGCAGCTCCCCCGCCGGCTTCCTCAACCACTTGAACATGGACAACG GGTACGGGAGCATGCTCCGGGTGGGCATGGGCGGCGGCGGGTTCAGGAACGGCGTCAGCGACGCGCGGCTCAAGGGGCAGCTGAGCTTCTCGTCCCGGCAGGGGTCGGTGATGTCGCAGATCTCGGAGGTGGGCAGCGAGGAGCTCGACGgaggcggcggcagcggcagcccCGAGGCGGCCGGCAGCAACGCCAGCGGCGCGGCGCGTGGGTACAGCGGCATCCCGGGGTACCCGATGGGCGGCCTCGCGTCCGGCGCCTGGCCGGACGAGGCGTCGCCGTCGCCGACGTCCGGCGCGAAGCGCCCCCGCGACTCCGGCCCCGCGCTGCAGCAGCCGCTGGCGCCGCAGCTCAGCCTGCCCAGCGGAAAGAACAAGGGCGGCAGGGCGGCCTCGGCGGAGATGGCGGCGATCGAGAAGTTCCTCCAGTTCCAGGACGCCGTCCCCTGCAAGATCCGCGCCAAGCGCGGGTGCGCCACCCACCCGCGCAGCATCGCCGAGCGG GTGAGGAGGACGAAGATCAGCGAGCGGATACGGAAGCTGCAGGAGCTCGTGCCCAACATGGAAAAG CAAACCAACACTGCCGACATGCTGGATCTGGCCGTGGACTACATCAAGGATCTTCAGAAGCAGGTCAAG GTACTGAACGACGGCCGCGCCAGCTGCACCTGCTCCGCCGGCGAGCTGCAGGGCCAGTTCACCCGTTAA
- the LOC100284866 gene encoding transcription factor bHLH130 isoform X1 — MYGAPLPKDLNLPAALPQPTRTPPQQQMGSPGLLRYRSAPSTLLGEVMCGGDQDFPAAGGAGHGPPDHAAADNVLARFLAGHHSETRDCKPPRPAAAAHFMDEAAVASMAASQQQQLMYQSQQEQQMAAMEGLYRNVSSGGTEHGAAVGAGNNSLIRQSSSPAGFLNHLNMDNGYGSMLRVGMGGGGFRNGVSDARLKGQLSFSSRQGSVMSQISEVGSEELDGGGGSGSPEAAGSNASGAARGYSGIPGYPMGGLASGAWPDEASPSPTSGAKRPRDSGPALQQPLAPQLSLPSGKNKGGRAASAEMAAIEKFLQFQDAVPCKIRAKRGCATHPRSIAERVRRTKISERIRKLQELVPNMEKQTNTADMLDLAVDYIKDLQKQVKLSTRNASIK; from the exons ATGTACGGCGCGCCGTTGCCCAAGGACCTGAACCTGCCAGCAGCCCTGCCGCAGCCGACCAGGACGCCACCGCAGCAGCAGATGGGCTCCCCGGGACTGCTGCGGTACAGGTCAGCGCCGAGCACGCTGCTCGGCGAGGTGATGTGTGGTGGTGATCAGGACTTCCCCGCGGCTGGCGGCGCAGGGCACGGACCACCGGACCACGCCGCCGCGGACAACGTCCTCGCGCGCTTTCTCGCCGGGCACCACTCCGAGACCCGCGACTGCAAGCCTCcccgccccgccgccgccgctcacTTCATGGACGAAGCTGCCGTCGCGTCCATGGCCGCCTCACAGCAGCAGCAGCTCATGTACCAGTCGCAGCAGGAGCAGCAGATGGCCGCCATGGAGGGGCTGTACCGCAACGTCAGCTCCGGCGGCACGGAGCACGGTGCAGCCGTTGGCGCTGGTAACAACAGCCTGATCCGCCAGAGCAGCTCCCCCGCCGGCTTCCTCAACCACTTGAACATGGACAACG GGTACGGGAGCATGCTCCGGGTGGGCATGGGCGGCGGCGGGTTCAGGAACGGCGTCAGCGACGCGCGGCTCAAGGGGCAGCTGAGCTTCTCGTCCCGGCAGGGGTCGGTGATGTCGCAGATCTCGGAGGTGGGCAGCGAGGAGCTCGACGgaggcggcggcagcggcagcccCGAGGCGGCCGGCAGCAACGCCAGCGGCGCGGCGCGTGGGTACAGCGGCATCCCGGGGTACCCGATGGGCGGCCTCGCGTCCGGCGCCTGGCCGGACGAGGCGTCGCCGTCGCCGACGTCCGGCGCGAAGCGCCCCCGCGACTCCGGCCCCGCGCTGCAGCAGCCGCTGGCGCCGCAGCTCAGCCTGCCCAGCGGAAAGAACAAGGGCGGCAGGGCGGCCTCGGCGGAGATGGCGGCGATCGAGAAGTTCCTCCAGTTCCAGGACGCCGTCCCCTGCAAGATCCGCGCCAAGCGCGGGTGCGCCACCCACCCGCGCAGCATCGCCGAGCGG GTGAGGAGGACGAAGATCAGCGAGCGGATACGGAAGCTGCAGGAGCTCGTGCCCAACATGGAAAAG CAAACCAACACTGCCGACATGCTGGATCTGGCCGTGGACTACATCAAGGATCTTCAGAAGCAGGTCAAG TTATCGACCAGAAATGCCTCCATCAAGTAG